In a genomic window of Lycium ferocissimum isolate CSIRO_LF1 chromosome 9, AGI_CSIRO_Lferr_CH_V1, whole genome shotgun sequence:
- the LOC132069261 gene encoding F-box protein CPR1-like, with translation MGKVGEALLIAGKGDFCLKLGVLESDLCMFLDYEKTCADVWIMKDYGVKESWTKIYTINFSNDISNLWFPLFFKSHKGEVLLAFRSIFMIYNPKDDSIRYW, from the exons ATGGGGAAAGTTGGAGAAGCCTTGCTAATTGCTGGAAAAGGAGATTTTTGTTTGAAGCTTGGAGTGTTGGAAAGTGATCTTTGCATGTTTCTTGACTATGAGAAAACTTGCGCGGATGTGTGGATTATGAAGGATTATGGGGTCAAAGAGTCTTGGACAAAAATATATACCATCAACTTTTCTAATGATATTTCTAATCTGTGGTTTCCACTTTTTTTCAAGTCACATAAAGGTGAAGTTTTGCTTGCATTTCGATCAATATTCATGATATACAATCCAAAGGATGACTCGATCAG ATATTGGTGA